TTAAAAATACTGTTTCAAAGCTAAGGATTTTTAACTGGAAAGAGAGCTAGCCAGCCTAGGCCCAcaccggaggcagaggcaggcggatctcttgatttcgaggccagcctggtctacacagggagttcaaaCGAGGCAGGCCTTCATAGCAGAGATGGTGAATCGAAATTTTGGTAATTCGTTTGACCTACTTGTGGTTGGTAGCGAGGTAGACTCTTAGATGGTAGTGGGGGCAACATTTGAGGACTCTAGGTGTTCTGAAATCTCAACCTCGTTGAGCGTGCCTGCGTTCGACAAAAACGGTCATTTCAGGTCAGTGATGAGCTGGCATGTATTCTGAATCTAAAGTTGATTATTAACCACTTTAGCTCTAGAATTACTCTGAGACCTGAAGATGCCGGGCACATTTGAGGCTGGGTTGTTTTCAGGACGATGAAAGCAATGTAAAGAAAAAACCTTAGGCGGATGTTAAGCGTGTATATAAAGGGTCAGACCATGTGAGTACTGACGAAATCTGCTTGTTTACTGCAAGGGTACACCGCAGAAGGATGTCACCATCAAGTCAGACGCTCCTGACACCCTGTTACTGGAGAAGCATGCCGATTACATTGCCTCCTATGGCTCCAAGAAGGATGATTATGTACGTAGATTCTCAGACTAACACCTTTAAGAAGTATTTGGCTGGTTTCTTCAGCACTATCTCACTGCAGAGGGCTGAAGTCTAGCTTGATAGGTGTGCCTTGTATACCAGAAATGTTGACAGAGCGCTTCCTGGCACTCTGAAGTAGGGTTGGATTTGCCGGCAGGAGAGTCTGCTCCTTTCTGGCTCAGGTATAACCTTGAAGGTCAATGATGTGTTGGCATGTATTATCTGAATTTTGCTGATGTGTAATAACACTTTAGCTCTAGAATTACGCTGAGACCTTAAAAAGGTTTTACCTAAACTTTATATAGTGTGTTCCTGGGGAAATAAATAATGGCAGGAAAAGTTGGAGTTGCCACGCACCTGTGATCTAAGCGTCCAGTGGCTCACTGGAGGGAAAACCATGCTAAGTGGAGAGACCTCCAAAGGGGCATCATTGTGTAGAAATGCTTTCCATACAGCATCTGTATATCCGGGTCTTACAGAAGTGTAGTGCTGGTAAACGCTTGGTTATATCCGTAACTTCTTAGCTGGGCATTCATTTTAGGGTGATTCTAGTCCTGTGGACTTCCCTGTCAGCTGTCCACCTGGCTACTCTAAGCCCAGGGTTTGGCTTCCCACATGCCAGGGAGGTCCTCACCTGAAGAAATACCTGTAAACTGGGCCATGCTTTATTTGCTGCAGCATGAGGTTCTGGGATCCATGTATGGTTCCATCGTCAGCAGTGTTTACCTTTCCATATGCATAGGCTTCATTTGTAAATGACAAGAATTGGGTGTTTGGCAAAAGAGTAGGAATATTGGTTTCTTTTGCCTAATAAACCTGCAGTTGGCGCTTGGGAAACCAAAGCCTCACTTTAGTTGCTCCCAGTTAGCTTCAGTGAGGTGGATTGTATGTGAAACGGCCCTTTTAGGAGTTTTGATAAATTGAAGAAACTTCTCTAGGAATACTGTATGTCTGAGTACCTGAGGATGAGCGGCATCTACTGGGGCTTGACGGTGATGGACCTCATGGGACAGCTCCATCGCATGAACAGAGAGGAAATCCTGGTGTTTATCAAGTCGTGCCAGCATGAGTGTGGGGGTATAAGTGCGAGCATTGGGCACGATCCGCATCTTCTCTACACTCTGAGCGCTGTCCAGGTAGGCGCCTGTGACTcgatccctggggctggagttgggATTTATGGGGAGGGTCAGTTAACTTCCTTCTAGTCCTTTGTACAAGGTCAGTGATGTCTGTCAAGGCATGTATTAGCTGAATGCCAACATGATGCTTTTTCAGAGACTGAGACCTTGGAGGGGACATTTCCTCAGTATGTAACTGAAACTGACTTCAGGTGAAATTGATTTTTGTGAAGAGCCAAAGGATGTTTAAGTCCTGCCTCTTCTTGAGTTTCTTAGATTATCAATGGTTTGTGTAGCAAAACATTGTGATTAAAGGTTTGGAATGACTAATTTTCACTCAGGGTTAAATTAATGGTGGCTTAGATACAGAACGAATCTGCTATACTTATATCTTTCAGATTCTCACGCTGTATGACAGCATTAACGTCATTGACGTGGATAAGGTTGTGGCCTATGTTCAGAGTCTGCAGAAAGAGGATGGTTCATTTGCTGGAGACATTTGGGGTAAGCCTGGTTTATCTACTCCATAATCAGAACATCTTTGTCTTGGTAGTAATCCTAAGATTTCAAGTTGTTCCATCTTTTCAGGTCCCACTAAGCAGTTGGTCTATCTGGAGTAAATGGCCTGCTGGAGGTCCCAGCATGCCCGTGCTGGCTTGTCAGCACCCACTCTAAAAGATAAGGTAGGTTCACGTTTATCCCCAGTGTTTGGGGCTTTGAAGGGCTGAACTCCCTGAAAAGTCTTGAAAAGTTTATCTACTCAGTAAATACCTGAGTTGAGATGTAGAAAAAAATTTGATCTAGATAATTTCTTTTGGGACGAGACAGACAGAATGCAGGCCTGAGACCAGCTGCTTTGTGGGATGTGAACCTTTTTTATAAAGTAGGGTGTTAATGTATTAACTTGAATTTATTAGCATATAAACCTTGCATTTTATAGGTTCCTTCCCTCTCTAAATAGCTTGGAGGGCCcaaaagactttgtttttctagctggttttcttgggttttggGGTAAGATAGCCTGGGCTTTGGGAAATTGAGTGAGCATGGTTCAGAGTTTGTTCATTGGAAACTTGTATTGATGTGACTACCTTGGCTCTTTGTCTTCTAGGAGAAATTGATACCAGATTCTCATTTTGTGCAGTGGCAACTTTGGCTCTCTTGGTAAGCTTTAAATGTTGTGTTGGGGGACCTCATTAAACATTTATGAGGGCTCTGGGTGATTGTAATAGGTTTTACTTGTTTTGTAGGGCAAGCTTGATGCTATTAATGTGGAAAAGGCCATTGAATTTGTTTTGGCCTGTATGAACTTTGATGGTGGATTTGGGTGCAGACCAGGCTCCGAATCTCATGCCGGGCAGGTAATATtgctatttaataaaatttagagGAAATAACAGTATTAAAAGATGACGGGTGTTTTATG
The nucleotide sequence above comes from Microtus pennsylvanicus isolate mMicPen1 chromosome 7, mMicPen1.hap1, whole genome shotgun sequence. Encoded proteins:
- the Rabggtb gene encoding geranylgeranyl transferase type-2 subunit beta, encoding MGTPQKDVTIKSDAPDTLLLEKHADYIASYGSKKDDYEYCMSEYLRMSGIYWGLTVMDLMGQLHRMNREEILVFIKSCQHECGGISASIGHDPHLLYTLSAVQILTLYDSINVIDVDKVVAYVQSLQKEDGSFAGDIWGEIDTRFSFCAVATLALLGKLDAINVEKAIEFVLACMNFDGGFGCRPGSESHAGQIYCCTGFLAITSQLHQVNSDLLGWWLCERQLPSGGLNGRPEKLPDVCYSWWVLASLKIIGRLHWIDREKLRSFILACQDEETGGFADRPGDMVDPFHTLFGIAGLSLLGEEQIKPVSPVFCMPEEVLQRVNVQPELVS